In Nicotiana tabacum cultivar K326 chromosome 17, ASM71507v2, whole genome shotgun sequence, one DNA window encodes the following:
- the LOC107815373 gene encoding clathrin light chain 2 — MASFDAFSMDGESPAPAPAPAASTPFDDGDYGSYEESSFTSPYHGSGGFGGEYEEEVTVEHVSHTVDSPDPYGFVSDSQTDPFGAPIPNGNGKPYDLGDDSEGIFSSDGPVLPPPNEMREEGFALREWRRQNAIRLEEKEKREKEIRNQIIEEGEEYKKAFYEKRKLTVETNQSTNREKEKLYLSNQEKFHKEADKQYWKAIAELIPKEVATIEKKGRKKDQEKKPSVTVLQGPKPGKPTELSRMRHILLKLKHSPPPHMIPPPPPPAKDAKAAKDGKDTKDGKDAKGKDSKNAKDEAPNGTSDAPPSDAKVTQTSEEPTAAE; from the exons ATGGCTTCATTCGATGCGTTCAGTATGGACGGTGAGTCGCCGGCACCGGCACCGGCACCGGCGGCATCAACTCCGTTCGACGACGGAGACTACGGCAGCTACGAAGAATCCTCTTTCACGTCGCCGTACCATGGCTCTGGCGGATTCGGTGGAGAGTATGAGGAGGAAGTGACGGTGGAACACGTTTCTCATACCGTCGATAGTCCCGATCCCTACGGGTTCGTGTCGGATAGCCAAACCGATCCATTCGGAGCTCCGATCCCGAATGGGAATGGTAAGCCCTACGATCTAGGTGATGATTCTGAGGGAATTTTCAGCTCCGATGGACCCGTCCTTCCTCCTCCTAATGAAATGCGAGAGGAAGGTTTTGCACTCCGCGAATGGCGTAG GCAAAATGCTATCCGTCTTGAGGAGAAGGAGAAGAGGGAAAAGGAAATCAGAAACCAAATTATTGAGGAAGGTGAAGAATATAAGAAAGCATTCTATGAGAAAAGAAAGCTCACTGTTGAGACCAACCAGTCAACAAACCGTGAGAAAGAGAAG TTGTACTTGAGTAATCAAGAAAAGTTCCATAAAGAAGCTGACAAACAATATTGGAAAGCCATAGCTGAGCTCATTCCTAAGGAGGTGGCCACCATTGAGAAGAAGGGAAGGAAGAAGGATCAAGAGAAGAAGCCATCCGTCACAGTTCTCCAAGGGCCTAAACCTGGGAAACCTACTGAACTTTCAAGGATGCGCCACATACTGCTGAAGCTTAAGCACAGCCCACCACCTCACATGATACCACCCCCTCCCCCTCCTGCCAAGGACGCCAAAGCTGCGAAGGATGGAAAAGACACCAAGGATGGAAAAGACGCCAAGGGGAAAGATTCCAAGAATGCTAAAGATGAAGCACCAAATGGAACTTCAGATGCACCTCCCAGTGATGCCAAAGTTACTCAGACATCAGAAGAACCTACTGCTGCAGAATGA